Genomic DNA from Scomber scombrus chromosome 21, fScoSco1.1, whole genome shotgun sequence:
tgaataaatatacattaaatttaaaaagaaggagaaaaaaaacaataaaaaaaaaaaacaagttagtAATTTAATACTCAAAATGACATTAGCACCTGTAATCGGAGGGAGTGAAAGGCAAGGGTTTGGAAAATATTCTCTgtgttctgaaaaaaaaagaacagatagAGAGGCCTTCAAGAAGAAATCCGTCACCAAACGAGCGCAAAATACATAATAACAAGTCGGCAATGCTCCTCACAATACGATCAGAAGAATATGAATCATAAGAATAAAAATGGATAAATCATGGAATTAGCAAACCTCCTTAATTTTAAGatgtcagtgattttttttcttatgtttgtATAAAAGCATGCATGAAAGCAAGCAAGGGGCAGCCcaccaagcacacacacacgagtttGTGCGCGCacgtacacacatgcacagtcacacacacacacacacatacgcacacacacacacagtacagtagtGCAGTCTATCTGCAGGGCACAGGCATTATAAAAACGGGCCACGCACACAACACTGGCAAAGTTAATGGCTCTCACAATGCTTCAACTTCACAttctcaaaacacacatatcacaATACCAGAACGCTAAGGGGCAaagggatgggggggggggggtatcaaGAGGGGAGGTGAGAAGGAGTGTGGGGGGTCATGCATATTCAGTTGTTATTAGCAGGGGAAGGCTAGGGAAAatgggagggggagggggggttataAGCAACTCTACCATTTAAATATTGCATTGGGTAGCATAACtataccaaaaaaagaaaaaaaaagaaaaaagccaggcacaaacacacaaaaaacaacacacacaaaaaaaactagCTTGACTTTTATCTTGCAAGATGTCACATCTGCCTGACACATGATGGGGCTCTTCTAATATGAGAGATAATTGCAGCTCACTTACCATTGCTCTCTGCTTGCtgcttttccctttttctcttcttccttttccccTGTTGGTTAGCCgccaaaaaaatagaaagaaaaaaatagacacAGACAGGAACCTTAGTTATTATATTGCAGAATGCCCAAAACATGAAACAGAGAATAGGACTTATCTTtgtgtttacttatttattcattcattctgtctttttttctatctctgCCCTCCGGTTTGTATCAGCCACTGCAGGCCAAACCAGAATatactccctcctctctgcttttttaaagtttttttctgctcttttcttcttttctgtaatcttttgtcttattttcctctgctctgtgaACATCTAGACATCTTGATGGGCTTCTCGTCTGGAAGACGGATTTCTCTAAGGCTGTTCACTGAAGACTCCACTGGCAAGCTTGATCCAAAAACTGGACAAAATTACGTATCTTACGTATCAGAACAAAGTGTCTAGGGCATATAAACAACGTCATATTCAGGCTTTGTTACAAGTGTTCCTCCAGATGGAGCATGGAATTAAAAGATGGGCTTAGGTCGAGGCAATTTGTCCAGTTTCTGATATACATATCAAAAGAACATTACAGAAAGAGAGTAATCCCTCAGGCTAGgtaaggaaaaaaagcaaaaggaagCACTCGTCCTGGTCAAGTGACCTACTGAGAGGGGGAAGGAAACAGGCCGTTACGACTTGTAAACTTAAAAACTTACATAGTTGTCTCGTGCTGACCAGCCTGGGTACAGCTGCATGTGGAGCTGTCGTTCTTTCCTGGCCAGCTCGTAGTACTTGGCCTGCTCCTCCCTCGATAGGGCGTGCCACTGTAaaaggagacagaaacagaaattaaGAATTTCAACATAGTACTGTACTTGCATTCATCTATCATCCATGTCAGGTAATCAGCAGGGTTCTGAGCACCAGAATTAACAACCGCTGTGATAGGCCCTTTGACCTCCCTGATTCAACTGTTAGGACTTACCCTCCGACCCAGAATCTGGTTGATGGCAGCACTTTCCTTCAGTGTGCACTCAGCCACCACTTTGGCCCGCATCTCCTTCATGTACAGCATGAAGGCATTCAGAGGCTTCTTTATGTGGacctgtttctttttctcctcctcctttttagCGTCTGACTGTTTCCTGTGGTGGGTTAGAGGGCAGGAAGGTGAGCACGGTCAAACTACGGTCACTTCTAAGTAATTTGAGGCCGATCAATTTGTTTATGGCAGAGGCAGACTACTCACGAGCTGTTGAGTGAGCTGATGTCACTGTGGGAGGATTCCTGCTTGACGTTGGGTGTGACGATGGCTGGGTGTGGGATGCCCGTGGTGTGCAAACTGTGATGAGGGGGCACCATGTGTGGGGGGAACCTAGAGGACAGAAGACTGTGTAAATCGTCAGAATGGACAAGGGTGAAATGAGGAGATGATGCACATGTAAACACAAGACTGTACAGCTGAGGCTCAATTCCATTCCTGTTTCAGTGTCTTCATATAAGAAATGGAATTGGCCCAAAAGACATAaatgcagaaacaaaaacaaacacataaaaaatggCTGATTCCTGAATTGTTTTTCACAACCAATTAGAATATTTTTAACTCAAAATGAGTGCTAGGTCAAATGTGACACCATTTAATTTGAAGACAGGATCCAGCCGGTACAGATTTACACTTCACACAAAAGTAGTACAGCAAATTATGACAAACTACCAGTCAGATGTGGTTTGAAACATCTATATTGTGTGGCAATAGAAAAGGATAAATCTCTTGAATGCTAGTTTTAAACAACCCAAAAAGCCTATAGACTGAACACTCCTCTTAATTCTATCACAACTTAATTGAGATTAACTGACTCTTTATCAAGAGTATCCTGACCAATATAGGAAATATTTCCAGTTATAGTTTCAGTGAATGCGTTGGCTTGACAGCTCTGAACATTTCCACTCACAGTTATGGAGAGACTGTGTACATTCTAATCATTTGATCCATAGCTTTTATCTTAGCAGAGACCGATTAACCCCTCCCACGCATTAGGTTTTCAATGAGGAACTTTATGTCTGCCTTAACAATAATCTGCTATAGAAGCTGGAGAAATAGCTTTTTAGTCAAAACTAAATCTCCTGTCTTTCAAATGTTGATGGCAAATGCCAATCGCATGGCTCAGGCTCATTGTAATATTTGAGGAAACTGCATTTGTAGCAATTCCACTGATATGAAAATGCCAGGTTTTGGATGGGTGAAGCCTCAACCATTATCTCTTATCAAGGACTATTGCgaaatagattaaaatgttCTATCAAAGCCTAGTATCACTTCAGGTATTGGCTCTCTGTTTGCCTCCTCCAATCCTTTTCTGCCAATTCAGCACAGTCAGCAGCACTGACATTTTTATCTTCCTCCCTCTACGCTCCTATCATCATCTCATCATCTCCAACAGTTCCGCATATCGAGGCCAGAAACCCTTATTTATGAAATCATTTCACTGGCCAGAGCAGCCATAAGACACTGCAATACTGTATGTACCCCTGTATGTATAACACTAATTATTTGTGTGAGATTATTTGATCGTGCGCACGTctatctgcatgtgtgtgtttacagtgcaACGCCTCGGCTCCACGTGACCACACACAAATttaagagaagagaggaggatgaaggagaagaggaaaaaaaggaataattcttcttttttcccctctatttcttcttttctttctttttttttttaaagcagctcaTTATCCGACTGTGTCTGGCTGCATGGCTCCGAGCCAGAATATAATGATGAGGATAAACTCGCCAGGAACAACTAGTTTCTGTTGGAGGCCATCTCAGGGGAGTGCCAGTGCGCTCCCCCTCAaactctttccctctttttctcccttccccTCTTCTCCCTTCATCACTGACACATTGGTGTTTGTGCCATGTCATCCGTTGATGGGGAGCTCGGCAGCAGTGGCTGCATATCGCCCATCATTAGAGCTGCTGCATTTTCTCCGCtcactgtttcctctctccctgTTCACCCTCCcgccttctctctctgtgcactTGTTAAAATGTCCTCTGTTCCAAgatctatatttttttctcttcttcttcttcttcttcctcctctctactcctcccTGTCCCCTCGCCACCTCCACGCTCCTtcgcttcctctctctcccctcccttcctcctgctgCCACTGCATGGCCCAGGTTATGGTTTAAACATGACGGCCATCCCTTTGAAGCGTGggggcatcatcatcatcatccggGCTCATCAGCAGCAAGCAGCGCCTTGGACCAATTTAAccaacacagagagggagacgcAGCGGAGAcccccacccatccacccaccccAACCCTGGGGCTCCTACGTCTCAATCTGAAAGGTAAGAATGGCTGGCGGTGTTGgggtgagggggagggggagggggggtcacTGGCGCAGCAAGCCCAATGTCAGCCAGTGCCATTTAATTGCCAAAGTGAAGCAGTAGCCCCCGTCCCTGTTTAATGTATAATGATCTGGCCAGTGCGCTTCTGCTGTTCccaagaaaaagagagggagcaggAAGATGGGGGAACATATCAAAGGGCAGGCTTAAGCATAAGGGGCAAAGGGGCCTTCACATCCTCCCACCtgtcacacatacattcacacaataTTAAGACCTGCACTGGCTCCAACCCCATTATCAAAATAATGTCTGTCATTTGTTCCGCTGACTGTTTCTACTCTCCTtggctctttttctctctctgtcctaaaaagaatgtattttttaacaggACCTAGGTGTAAGGTGTTCATCGCAGGAGTACGAGGTAGCAGATTCATTCCCTGCATCCTAATTCAGTTCGAGCCACGGCACAGGGGACTGATACTGAAGCAGCGCTCTCCTGCAAAGACCTGGCTGCCGACAAGAGTACAAGGCCGTGATGTCTTTTCTATCCGTTTTCCTCCAGTCAGCGCGCTCCGTGCAAATCGTTTGAGCTATCACAACAGTCTCGTCCATTCTTTGAACAAAAACCTACTGGCTGAAGGCAACGTATGAAAGGATTCTGCCATTTTGCTGACACAATTAGACAAATTGTTTCGAGATTTTGTcaacaaacagattttttttttctctacccTCAGTCAGAATTTAGGGGGGGTTTTTTCCACGTGAGAGGAGGGAgttgggggatttttttttttctttttcgggAGATGTGTTAAACCCTCCCATTCTCCAGAGAGCACCCAGAGCCCTCCATCTATTCAGTTATACTAATTCAATTAGGGGCCTCATCACAGGGCATTAGCTCTTCCCCATGGCCAGTCCCCCCCCCCTACACCCCAGCCAGCAGATTCAATTAGCTGCAGTGGAAATAAGATGATCACAATGTAGAGGCTGTCATTAAGGGACCAAATTAGCAGTCACTTAAAGCCCAGGTTGGCTGGGTACTGCTGCCAGATGCCGATGTCTGGACAGACCCACCGTCTGACCCTTTGCACCTGAGACTTGCTTGGGATGAGCTGGGAGGGGCGAATCTGACTCTAATCCAGCTTCCATTCtccaagacaaaaacaaagatggtatatttgtttggtttgtaaCAGGACGGAGCACAGCTGCAAAAATCGGAAGTGTCTGAGGTTAGTGTTCCCATATTCTCAGGGCTAcgctttaaaaaaagtcattccCCCTCGCAactcctccctccctgcatCTACATGATCCATCAATGTCACAGAAGTCTAAACACAACCCCCACAGGAGCTGCTTTTCCAATCAGGCTGTAATTAAACTAAAGCTTGGCCTCGTCCCTAGACTCCAAACCAGGCCCGTCTTAAGTCCCCTGCTGCAAGGGCGTgtagaggagggaggagagagtaggaagttgtttgttttttgtgttgttgctttttttttgctactCCAGGCCCACACAAATCACAGGCTTTTAGTCAtctaaaattaattattttctctttccacACAATATAGAGGACATGTGTCCCTCAAGGGAACAATAAAGTTTAACACcaactgacaaacacacacacatgtatacaagATGGCAACAAATAGACATACCCCCCATGGGTGCACTAATGTCCACGAGCAGCACTTGAGCTGGACCCTAATGGGCTGGACCAAAGCACTAGCCAAGTGTCAGACCCCGGCTTATATCATCTAGTCCCTTTcaaagtgttgtgtttgtttatctgtctgtctgttcaaaCTCACAGCAAGGACATGCCCTGGCTCGTTTCAGATCTGCCTGACATGCAGCGGGGGTAAATGTTCTTCAGGGGCCTCAttagaaaatgataaatataattaatatttgaGCATGCTCGCTGGAGCACCACACTGGAGAATTGGCCTTTTGAACACAGAGATGGGGGGAGTATGAGCTCTCCTTAAGGGAGAAGTTGCTGCTCACCGTCTCTGCATGtgattgtgcatgtgtgtgtgttgcttgtgCATTGCCCTCACagccaacaaacacacaactgtgTGTATAAGTCAGTGACTAagaaagggtgtgtgtgtgtgtgtgtgtgtgtgtgtgtgtgtgtgtgtgcgtgtgtgtgtttagctcCTAGGGCTCAACTCACCTTGACATGGATGCGTTGACAGTGAGCGCAGTTGGGTAGGGGTGTCTGAAACCCCCTGTTGTGATTGGATAAACAGGTTGACCTTGCCtgggaagagagaagaaaagaagaaaggcgAAAAGGTAAAGGAACAGGGTTGATGGAAGAGAAGGTAAcgccctctgtctctctcctctccccaccGTGGGCCTCTTTATTCTCATTTGATCAGGACAAAAATCTAGGGGATTGCAGAGCGCAGatcaaaggaaagaaaaccCTGAACAATTTGAATGCCACAAATCTTGATAGCAATGGCTAATTAAATTTCATAACCCTTCGCTCGGTGTCGACAGAGTGGGGCCCTGTTCCTCCCCAAGCTGGAACTAGGTGTTTTGTTGTGATAATTAAAGACGAAGCGCGGGTCTCTTTAATGGAGCCATCACGCTAATTGAGGTCTACACATCCAAAGACAAACAATAATGAATGTAAATTTATACCAAAATAAAGTGCAGCAAATCAAAGGGCGCCATGGCTGCGCTCGGGGCCTCTCTCGGTATTTAGATCGCGGtgagaaaacattaaattaacagAGCTTAATTTGTAGCCTTTTGTCATATTAACAAGTGTTGACAAGAGTTACCAGGGGAAAACCCCCATGTGGAATTGTGGGTAAAATACGGGCAATCACGGTTCATTACTCTAACTGGACCATACAGAGACATGCAAAATAGTATTTGCCACAAAGTAGCAAGTTGAGATTGGTGAGGGCCTGAGAAAGTTGCATTGGGCTTCTGCGGTCCAGGAATTATTGTGCTACGGAAATGAGGAAAGTTAAGAAATCAGCTTCAAGTTTCTGCGAGGCCTCGAATGCAGACAGAAAAGCCACTCTGGGGACCagcaggagacagagacagcttTTATAATTGACTTTGAGCATAAAAAGCACAACACCCTGCTGCTACATTGTGCAGGTATGTAAGGTAATGTCTGTTTAATATAGTTTACAATTTTCTCTTTAATAATTCGGCTGGATATATGATTTATGCATAAGTGTTACTAGCCTTTTCACACAACTCAGAACACAATATAAGGACAAACTTGAATAGGTATAAAGAGTAATAAAAAAGGATTTTGCTTACTGTGGTACTAACCATCCTAGCGGATGGGGGATCTGGCCGACAGCGCCAGGTGACAGTGGGTAATAAGGAGATATATCTGGAGGATGTGGAGGCCTTGGAATTCCTGTGGAATAAAGAGGATGACatgagcagagaggaggtggaCAGACAAAgatgatgacagagagagaatcaCATCTTTGTCAGTGCTGAATTCATTCTTTGTTGAGAGTTTCACATCTGAACAGGGCAGACATCACAGGAGTGCagatgggaggaagaggaggaggaagagggctTGTTGCTCGCATGTACACAGCGCTAAAATCACACTTCCTGATCAAAGGCCTTTGAGGCGGCGGCTGCGGCACAATGTGTTGGAAGAGGCAGAGGGGAGAgaggtgaggggaaaaaaacaaaacaccaacaCGATTCTTGTCACATTTGTCTACTGATTCAGGAGattaatgatataaaatgacTGAGGTTTAGAAgttaacaaaacacaacaatgtaATTAAAGCCTTCCCGGTGATCAGAGAGCTGCTTATACAGGGCTACAGGTTGAGTCTGCATCCTGATTTACACTGACATATTGGGTAGGCTTTATTTGAAAGGGTGTGCATAAGACTGATACTGACACTGTCATAACCACAATATGACAGCTGTCATATTTATGAAtgtctgttgctgttgttattaAGTGTAATTCGGTCAATTATGTAATTTGAATGCAAATTTGTCATCCAATGTCAAACCCAAACACATGACATtctattttaatgttaatacatGAAGCTTGATAATAAGCCGGCTATGGCTTGTCTGACAGGTTATGTTGTCTTTGGTTAATGTTAAGTTGTCATAATAAAGACATTCTAATCAATGTCAACTTTGcataaaaaatgagaaaaaactgactgaatgacacttaatgacaacagtcataaacacacataaagagtCCTTCACGTTCATTACAGGTGTCATGGTAATGACGTTATCATGTCAGTCTTACGCATGAGGATACCACACTACATATAGTTTATGAGCTGAAAGTCAGCACCTATTAACTGTAAATACTTCTGCTTGTGACTCAGATTAATGAGTGACTATCTCAAAAGCTATACATTCAATGTTACTGTGTAATACCATAAGTTTTGACACCGTTAATAACAATGTGAAACTAGACAGGTGGCATACGTATTGGCTCACTGGTCTGCATTCGTCCAACTGATCCTAAGATTTAACATAGAAATGGCTgcgatttttttgtttgtcatcCCCCACAGAGGAACGCTGACAAAGATGTCCAATTTGAGGACAGCTCTCGTTGAGGACATTGCCAAGCAATCACAGCGTCCGCGGTGTCGCCTTTACTTTCTGTGGCAGCTGACAGGCGGAGAAACTGCATCGACAAGCTGCCCTGAATGAATGCTTTGAAAAGGTCTCGTACACAGCCTGGTGTAAAAATAACTTTCTCTCTCATGACAAACTTGAAATGGGGAACACTAGACGTGTAAAAGCACAGCAGCAGGAGAGTGTGTGCGTTCAGTAGACCAGGAACTGGGGTTGGTgagggggtggggaggggggacTTTCATTTTGGCTGATGCGCATTTCTTCCACACAGCTGGCTCGTCTGTGCAGCTGTTGTTGCGGATATTTTGGCCTGTGCCAACATGGCCGAAGTAGAGCCAGATCAGTCTTCATAGATCAGAACTTGGCTGGGTCTTGGTTGTTACACCCAAAGTCTGCAGCTGATCCAGGTTTATCCAGGAACTGAGTCTTGAGATGAATTCTGTTTCTGACCTCTGCTCTCAAGCAGTTTATCAGTCTATGCAGAAAACTTTACCTATCTTGAAACACTGTTACGACAAAGGCAACTTCTATTAAAAAGCCTCACGAACATTatcccatcaccacccagtgcTCAAGACCTAATATagctcattaattaattaaacactgagCCCAATTAAGCAGCCCCATTAAGCACTACATTAAACAGCAGCTGGCACATTATTTCCCCTTTGTAAGGACCATCATAATAAGGGAACATTATTACCTAAAACATTGACTGAATCCGCCAGAGACCACTGAAAAGCATGAAATTAGTCACTGCGCTCAAAATGCATTAACCTGAAAGGACAAGCTGAATGACAGTTAACAAAATGAAGTGCTGGGTCAAGATGATAACggaaatgaataaaattgcCTAAAAATGTATGCTAAATGGTTGTGGGAGAGGGATGTGTGGGCAGAATCTGACTGCTAAATGTGGATGCTCCGAATCTTCAGGATCAACAGGCTGTACAGACATAATCAGAGCTCTGAGAGGCACAGAGGTGATCGTCAAAAAATGTGCAGAGGCATCCCAAACTGCACGCCACATCTTCCGTATTGAGGATTTTCACGCGCTTAAGTCGGAGACGTTATTCCAAACAGCAACCATCAGATCTTGACTCgagcctgtctgtgtgtgtgtttactgctcTCTGGTATTTAGACGTGAAGACCTCCAACTACAGTGcctgacttgtttttttgttttttttgtcttggcAAGTGGCGCTGCGGTCATGAGAAGTCGTGGTTGTTTGCCAAATTCCGTGTTTTGCACGAGGTTTATGAGCCACTGTTCAGGTTCTAGTTCCTGATAGAGTAAGGCCACTTTTCACCGAGGCCAAACCACGCTAAAGAGCACGATAGCTGAAATCAATCAGTAACAGACGAGAGCAGCAGTTGTCAACGAGAAGCAATTGAGAGGACTACGACTCTGTCCCACAATAACAATCATGATCCTGTAAACAGATTTAGTAATGCTTCGAAATTCATTAAATGGGGTTATTTATGGaaaaactcaactgtttctttACATAATATATGGGTGGCATCAATATTAAAGAATATGAGGATGGTGCCAATATTGTCCATGATGTTTGAGTGATGTTCTCGACATTTTTTACAAGAATATgtctacagacagacagacgccATCAAGACAAACACAAGCTCCTGTATGTGAGCACCATGGCGTCAAGgcataataaaacaatcacgCACCCATCAGTGCAAACAGACTGTCCAAGAGCTGAAGTTCCTTATCTAAGGAGAGCTGCTCCTGTTGTTATCTCATCTACAGAGTCTTCTTTTCTAGGCCGAAGTTCATCCTGGCATCTTCCAAAATGCTCACTATCCTCTGATGTTGGACATCAGTGTTATTTTATCACATGCTTGTTGTAGaaaaactacagtaaaataGGGCTTTACCTGTTTTGGGATCCACGTCTGTCTGTAGGTGAGGTGGGGGGTTCCCCGGTGTGAAGTGCTCATTGCTGTAGGTGATCAGAGGTGTGAGAGGGTGCACATGGTGAGGGTGCTGTACCACTGGAACCTTATTAgactgagaaaaagaaagatacagagagagacagatggacagaaataGAGATAAAGAGTgtggaagagaagaaaaaaaaaagaggccagGGTGTTAATATTTGGGTTAGGGGTAAAAGATTGCAGGCGCCTGCCACAGAATTACAACTTGGTCTGAAAGCTCTCAAAAGAAGAGCTATCAAATTCTGGGTACTCTCGAGGTGCCAAACCACCAAGCCACAGTGAAAATAGTGTGGtttgtaattaaaaacacttctgcGGTGTCACCCTGGAATTCAGTAACACAATCTAAGAGGCTTGGGGGGTTGCCAGTTCACATTTGGGTCTGATGTATGATGAGGTACTTTAAACCACGGTTGCAGTGAAGTAATCGATCATCTGTAAACCAGGAAATCAAGGCAACGCGTGTAAATCCACAGTCATTAGCAGCTCCAGTCAGcgctctcctctgctccgcttAGCTCTCGAGCCTCCTCCTAGTCTCCCTTCTCCCTCGCTCCCCTTCCCTCATCTATTCCCCCAGGGCCCAGTTCATGGAGGGTTTGGGTGTATTGTAATAAAAGGGTTaggagagaggaggtggggCTGAAAATCCATTTCTGCATTTTTGCCAAATTAGTTTTAGCTATGTAATCTTGTCGTTGTGCTCCTAAGTGGCGCAGGCCCCTTTTTTTCAATTACCCAAAGATTACAGTGGAGCTTTAAGGGTGTGCTGCCGTGGGCCCTTGTGTTAACTGGAGCTCAGCCCCTCTCATCAGGCCAGGCTGGGACagacactaatacacacacagtccccGGCCACAAGATAACCAGATTAGAGCTCTGCTCTAGATTAGGCTGGTGGCAGAGGCTGCTCTCGCCTCTTTACCCACACATCCTTATCCTGCCCTCAGCAGTCAAAGAAGCAGCACTAATCAGGCTTATCATAACATGGATGATATGTTCAGGGGGAGAGGAGTGAGACACCaagctgcttgtgtgtgtgtgtgtgtgtgtgtctgtgtgtgtgtgtgtgtgtgtgtgtgtgtgtgtgtgtgtgtgtgtgtgtgtgtgtgtgtgtgtgtgtgtgtgtgtgtgtgtgttaaatctGCTCTCTCATAGGCCACACACCCTCATTAGTGACTTTAAcccatgcaaaaaaaaaagggggggggaaCTGTGGCAGATTTCCAACAGactttgaaaaacattaatGGGACTAGATGTTGGCAGGGGGGAATACATGCATAAGATGCTCAGTTGCCTGACGCTCATTGACAATACAAATGCAAAAGCTATGGGCCCAGGGCGAGACAAATGTGAGCACAGATTAATGCTGCAAACTAATCATCAGCAAGGGCTGTTTGAGGCTAAAGTTAATATTGGGCCTGTGTGAGAGACGAACAGTCCATTCAGAGGCCCTGTGCTAAATTTTCACTGGGTAGTTAAAGCTGTCTATCTGTATGGTCCGTTCAAAATCCTGACCATCTAGACCTCTATTCTATAGTGGCGCTGGTGGTGGGGGAGttgggaggagggagggagggggggcgtATTCCGTATTGCCATGGTCCCAATGAAAGATTAATGAACCCCAGCAGAACTCCAGGGAGGCAGAGAGACTCCTGGGACTCATTCACAGCCCTGAGCTGAAAAGGCtggggagaagagagagaggggttgggggtgtgtgtgtgtatatatatgtgtttgtgtgtcgaGGGTGGAGGGGGCGGTAGGTGGAATGGGATTcgttaaaaaagaaacacaaaccgAGGCCCTCCTTGTTGCGTTATGGGCTCGCTGATCTGATCTGCACATCTCGATTGGAGGGATGAAAaagaaaggattaaaaaaagaaatggtagAAAAACAATCAGGATGGGGTTATGACAGCTGCCAAATGCAGCTGATGAGTCTGCAGCTGAATTCTTAGAGatgccctctctctcccttctctttttcttgtcCCCCCCTATCTCTCACCTCCTAACCTCCTCCTTCacgactccctgctcctcccTCGGGTAATGATGTGAAAGAATGTTGTCAATTCTTCATCTCTCCATGCTGAAAAGCTTTAGTGGCCATTTAAATGAGTTCTTTTGTCCAGGGGCCCCGGCCATTGAGAAGACAGTTCAAAATGCCCATCCACTGAGTCCACATTTAGACAGAGGGTGTTAGAGAGGGTGTGTATGGGgctgagggagaggaggaggaggagagagctaGAAGCCAGTTGATTTACATCATAGTCATTTGTGGTCTGAGAgtgtgctctttttttcctgaaaaccCCAGAGTGAGGCAAATAGCAACAGGCTGGACTGCTGCTGTAACAGTCGACTCTTAATCCAACATAAGGAGTAATTAGATATGAAGGCAGGAAATAAACTCCTGATAAGATGATGCATATGTTGCTTTCCAAAGAAATGCAGCTGTCATTTGCAAACAAAGATCTTTCCCTTGAGTTTCTCTCTGCTGACATTGGAGAAAACTTGAGAAACCATTGTACAGTGTTGATCACCTGATGCATATATGTCTATGGTCGGTCAGCTGATGTAGATTTCCTGTGACCTGATGTTTTCAATCACCTCACCCGCTCACTACCATGTGACCATCtaacacacgcgcacacagtAACATCCACTCTGTCTCCCACTGACGTCAAGGCAAGCACCCGGTGGTCTCTGCGGAAAAGGAGGCCCAGCATCTGCCCTGTGGCCACCATGGGACAATATG
This window encodes:
- the tcf7l2 gene encoding transcription factor 7-like 2 isoform X16: MPQLNGGGGDDLGANDEMISFKDEGEQEEKISENSSAERDLADVKSSLVNESETNQNSSSDSEAERRPPPRSETFRDKTRESLEEAAKRQDGGLFKSPPYPGYPFIMIPDLTSPYLPNGSLSPTARTYLQMKWPLLDVQPGGLQSRQALKDARSPSPAHIVGPFCWEFPGQSDLSLHQFHLSNKVPVVQHPHHVHPLTPLITYSNEHFTPGNPPPHLQTDVDPKTGIPRPPHPPDISPYYPLSPGAVGQIPHPLGWLVPQQGQPVYPITTGGFRHPYPTALTVNASMSRFPPHMVPPHHSLHTTGIPHPAIVTPNVKQESSHSDISSLNSSKQSDAKKEEEKKKQVHIKKPLNAFMLYMKEMRAKVVAECTLKESAAINQILGRRWHALSREEQAKYYELARKERQLHMQLYPGWSARDNYGKRKKRKREKQQAESNGEKKSAFATSKVKAAVPVLPLRTEAY
- the tcf7l2 gene encoding transcription factor 7-like 2 isoform X22; this encodes MPQLNGGGGDDLGANDEMISFKDEGEQEEKISENSSAERDLADVKSSLVNESETNQNSSSDSEAERRPPPRSETFRDKTRESLEEAAKRQDGGLFKSPPYPGYPFIMIPDLTSPYLPNGSLSPTARTYLQMKWPLLDVQPGGLQSRQALKDARSPSPAHIVSNKVPVVQHPHHVHPLTPLITYSNEHFTPGNPPPHLQTDVDPKTGIPRPPHPPDISPYYPLSPGAVGQIPHPLGWLVPQQGQPVYPITTGGFRHPYPTALTVNASMSRFPPHMVPPHHSLHTTGIPHPAIVTPNVKQESSHSDISSLNSSKQSDAKKEEEKKKQVHIKKPLNAFMLYMKEMRAKVVAECTLKESAAINQILGRRWHALSREEQAKYYELARKERQLHMQLYPGWSARDNYGKRKKRKREKQQAESNEHREYFPNPCLSLPPITGEKKSAFATSKVKAAVPVLPLRTEAY
- the tcf7l2 gene encoding transcription factor 7-like 2 isoform X12; the protein is MPQLNGGGGDDLGANDEMISFKDEGEQEEKISENSSAERDLADVKSSLVNESETNQNSSSDSEAERRPPPRSETFRDKTRESLEEAAKRQDGGLFKSPPYPGYPFIMIPDLTSPYLPNGSLSPTARTYLQMKWPLLDVQPGGLQSRQALKDARSPSPAHIVGPFCWEFPGQSDLSLHQFHLSNKVPVVQHPHHVHPLTPLITYSNEHFTPGNPPPHLQTDVDPKTGIPRPPHPPDISPYYPLSPGAVGQIPHPLGWLVPQQGQPVYPITTGGFRHPYPTALTVNASMSSLLSSRFPPHMVPPHHSLHTTGIPHPAIVTPNVKQESSHSDISSLNSSKQSDAKKEEEKKKQVHIKKPLNAFMLYMKEMRAKVVAECTLKESAAINQILGRRWHALSREEQAKYYELARKERQLHMQLYPGWSARDNYAANQQGKRKKRKREKQQAESNEHREYFPNPCLSLPPITDLSAPKKCRARFGLDQQNNWCGPCRCVWCVLALARAR
- the tcf7l2 gene encoding transcription factor 7-like 2 isoform X13; translation: MPQLNGGGGDDLGANDEMISFKDEGEQEEKISENSSAERDLADVKSSLVNESETNQNSSSDSEAERRPPPRSETFRDKTRESLEEAAKRQDGGLFKSPPYPGYPFIMIPDLTSPYLPNGSLSPTARTYLQMKWPLLDVQPGGLQSRQALKDARSPSPAHIVGPFCWEFPGQSDLSLHQFHLSNKVPVVQHPHHVHPLTPLITYSNEHFTPGNPPPHLQTDVDPKTGIPRPPHPPDISPYYPLSPGAVGQIPHPLGWLVPQQGQPVYPITTGGFRHPYPTALTVNASMSSLLSSRFPPHMVPPHHSLHTTGIPHPAIVTPNVKQESSHSDISSLNSSKQSDAKKEEEKKKQVHIKKPLNAFMLYMKEMRAKVVAECTLKESAAINQILGRRWHALSREEQAKYYELARKERQLHMQLYPGWSARDNYGKRKKRKREKQQAESNEHREYFPNPCLSLPPITDLSAPKKCRARFGLDQQNNWCGPCRCVWCVLALARAR